The following proteins are encoded in a genomic region of Microbacterium sp. NC79:
- a CDS encoding MFS transporter has translation MSLETHKWRAYWVGVSIAAVTILDMTKVNTALPALETALGASSTELQIIVAGYVLTFGLALVPAGRIGDQRSRKTLFLVGLIVYTGMSMVAGFAGDPTTLLIARLLQGVGAGIQMPQVLGTVQELFQGKERGKAFGLFGATVGLATAFGPGLGGLAIELGGPVDGWRWIFWMNLPLGLLLILGVILFIPAAPKKQRETLSLDPIGVLLFAVTVIALMWPFLFTTGSAEDDPTRWWLLVVFAVALAAFIWWESRYARRGRAPLVPLALFRKRSFRNGLMVGTLYFAGLPPMFLLITIFMQQGLGLSALIAGLITTGFALSSAYASWWAGARINAMGAKLIVVGMIIVLSIMVSMAAAASFLPHAWIPWIVAGLLFVGGIGGGLVVSPNQTLLLEDVAVREGGLAGSVAQLGQRIGNAIGTAVALSIYYATLSREAGAVPADQVPFDALRLGLVAVALLIALALIVAVVDLRGRGDAHDLIARASE, from the coding sequence ATGTCGCTGGAGACCCACAAGTGGCGCGCCTACTGGGTAGGTGTCTCGATCGCCGCCGTCACGATTCTCGACATGACCAAGGTCAACACGGCGCTGCCCGCCCTGGAGACGGCGCTGGGCGCATCGTCCACCGAACTACAGATCATCGTGGCTGGCTACGTTCTCACGTTCGGTCTTGCTCTCGTTCCCGCCGGACGTATCGGCGACCAGCGCTCCCGTAAGACGCTGTTTCTCGTTGGCCTCATCGTCTATACCGGCATGAGTATGGTCGCCGGTTTTGCCGGGGACCCCACCACCCTCCTGATCGCGCGACTATTGCAGGGCGTCGGCGCAGGCATCCAAATGCCGCAGGTGCTCGGCACCGTGCAGGAGCTTTTCCAAGGCAAGGAGCGCGGCAAGGCGTTCGGTCTTTTTGGCGCGACCGTGGGCCTCGCGACCGCGTTTGGTCCGGGCCTCGGTGGCCTCGCCATCGAGTTGGGTGGGCCGGTCGACGGGTGGCGGTGGATCTTCTGGATGAACCTGCCGCTGGGGCTGCTGCTGATCCTCGGCGTGATCCTGTTCATTCCGGCCGCCCCGAAGAAACAACGCGAGACGCTCAGCTTGGATCCGATCGGAGTCCTGCTGTTCGCGGTCACCGTTATTGCGCTGATGTGGCCGTTCCTGTTCACCACAGGATCGGCAGAGGATGATCCGACGCGATGGTGGCTGCTTGTCGTGTTCGCCGTCGCTCTTGCCGCATTCATCTGGTGGGAGAGCCGCTACGCGCGCCGCGGACGTGCACCGCTGGTTCCGCTCGCCCTCTTCCGCAAGCGTTCGTTCCGCAACGGCCTCATGGTGGGCACCCTGTACTTCGCCGGGCTTCCCCCGATGTTCCTGCTCATCACGATTTTCATGCAGCAGGGCCTCGGACTCAGCGCGCTCATTGCCGGGCTGATCACCACCGGCTTTGCGCTCTCCAGCGCCTACGCAAGCTGGTGGGCGGGCGCGCGGATCAACGCCATGGGGGCGAAGCTCATCGTCGTCGGCATGATCATCGTGCTCAGCATCATGGTCTCGATGGCGGCTGCCGCATCGTTCCTGCCACACGCATGGATTCCGTGGATCGTGGCAGGGCTACTCTTCGTCGGCGGTATCGGCGGTGGTCTCGTCGTGTCACCAAACCAGACCCTGCTGCTGGAAGATGTCGCGGTACGTGAGGGCGGTCTCGCCGGATCCGTCGCGCAGCTTGGCCAACGCATCGGTAACGCGATCGGCACGGCCGTCGCCCTGTCGATCTACTACGCCACCCTGTCCCGCGAAGCCGGCGCTGTTCCTGCCGACCAGGTTCCGTTCGACGCGTTGCGCCTCGGACTCGTCGCCGTTGCCCTCCTCATCGCTCTCGCTCTCATCGTGGCAGTGGTCGATCTGCGCGGCCGCGGCGATGCCCATGACCTGATCGCCCGCGCGTCGGAGTAG
- the upp gene encoding uracil phosphoribosyltransferase, translating to MRVHVADHPLITHKLTVLRDKRTPSPVFRQLTEELMTLLAYEATRNVRVEPYEIETPVTKTTGVRISEPRPLVVPILRAGLGMLDGMVKLIPTAEVGFLGMARDEETLEPTTYAERLPEDLSDRQCFVLDPMLATGGSLGAAIEFLFDRGAQDVTAVCILGAPEGVAAIEKQVGDRDVTLVLGALDERLNEKSYIVPGLGDAGDRLYGTV from the coding sequence ATGCGTGTTCACGTCGCCGATCATCCTCTGATCACCCACAAGCTCACGGTACTTCGCGACAAGCGGACACCATCGCCCGTCTTTCGTCAGTTGACGGAAGAACTCATGACGCTGCTGGCGTATGAGGCAACGCGTAATGTGCGCGTTGAGCCGTACGAGATTGAGACGCCGGTGACAAAGACCACCGGCGTGCGCATCTCCGAACCGCGACCCCTCGTGGTTCCGATTCTGCGTGCTGGCCTCGGCATGCTCGACGGCATGGTTAAGCTCATCCCCACCGCCGAAGTGGGCTTCCTCGGCATGGCGCGCGATGAAGAAACCCTCGAGCCGACCACCTACGCAGAGCGTCTGCCAGAAGACCTCAGCGACCGCCAGTGCTTCGTGCTCGACCCGATGCTCGCCACCGGCGGCTCGCTGGGTGCGGCCATTGAATTCCTCTTCGATCGCGGCGCTCAAGACGTCACCGCGGTCTGCATTCTCGGTGCACCCGAGGGTGTTGCCGCCATTGAAAAGCAGGTCGGCGACCGCGATGTCACGCTCGTGCTTGGTGCGCTCGATGAGCGTCTCAACGAGAAGAGCTACATCGTTCCGGGTCTCGGCGACGCCGGAGACCGCCTGTACGGCACCGTCTAA
- the tadA gene encoding tRNA adenosine(34) deaminase TadA, with amino-acid sequence MSTTDEAMTTALALAREAADVGEIPVGAVVLSADGQRLGAGRNRREETTDPTAHAEVVALREAALATGSWNLSGTTLVVTMEPCVMCAGAILQSRVSRVVFGAWDDKAGAAGSLYDVLRDRRLPYRAEVVGGVREDEAVSLLKEFFAERR; translated from the coding sequence ATGAGCACGACGGATGAGGCGATGACGACGGCGCTTGCGTTGGCGCGTGAAGCCGCAGACGTGGGGGAGATTCCCGTGGGTGCTGTGGTGCTCTCCGCAGACGGACAGCGGCTCGGCGCTGGCCGCAATCGGCGCGAAGAAACGACGGATCCGACCGCGCATGCTGAGGTGGTGGCGCTGCGCGAAGCGGCGCTCGCGACCGGATCATGGAACCTCAGCGGAACCACGTTGGTGGTCACGATGGAGCCGTGCGTCATGTGCGCGGGTGCGATTTTGCAATCACGAGTGTCTCGCGTCGTGTTCGGTGCGTGGGATGACAAGGCGGGTGCCGCTGGCTCCCTCTACGACGTATTACGCGACCGCCGCTTGCCCTATCGTGCGGAAGTGGTTGGTGGCGTGCGTGAAGACGAAGCCGTCTCGCTCCTGAAAGAATTCTTCGCGGAGCGTCGCTAG
- a CDS encoding DUF808 domain-containing protein, which translates to MSVGLLAVVDDILSAAMKASAKTAGVVIDDAAVTPQYVHGLTPARELPVVAKIALGSIVNKFVIIIPIALMLTAWAPQVLPFLLIVGGTYLCFEGAEKVLEWFGFGHGHEEAEARDEKKLVLGAVRTDLILSTEIMLISLASLDTNMGMGMTLAVLCVIALLMTGVVYGAVALLVKLDDIGLKMAKNKEKRVRHTGTRIVRSMPAVFRTISIIGTIAMLWVGGHLVLANLGEVGWHVPVDMLHAVEGFLAPLGAVVVWFGDTLVSAIAGLIIGLTVVALVLLVAKIFGKKPSFNEGGESPATVAH; encoded by the coding sequence ATGTCGGTCGGTTTGCTCGCTGTTGTCGATGACATCTTGAGCGCAGCGATGAAGGCTTCGGCGAAAACTGCTGGCGTTGTCATTGACGATGCCGCTGTGACGCCCCAGTACGTTCACGGGCTCACGCCCGCTCGCGAGCTTCCCGTGGTCGCCAAGATCGCTCTGGGGTCGATCGTCAACAAGTTTGTGATCATCATCCCGATCGCACTCATGCTGACGGCGTGGGCGCCCCAGGTGTTGCCTTTCCTGCTGATCGTCGGCGGAACCTACCTGTGCTTCGAAGGCGCGGAGAAGGTTCTGGAATGGTTCGGTTTTGGCCATGGGCACGAAGAAGCCGAGGCGCGCGACGAAAAGAAGCTCGTGCTCGGTGCGGTGCGCACTGACCTGATTCTCTCCACCGAAATCATGCTGATCTCACTGGCAAGCCTCGACACCAACATGGGCATGGGCATGACCCTCGCCGTGCTGTGCGTCATCGCCCTGCTGATGACCGGTGTCGTCTACGGTGCCGTCGCGCTGCTCGTCAAACTCGATGACATCGGGTTGAAGATGGCGAAGAACAAAGAAAAGCGCGTCCGCCACACCGGCACCCGCATCGTGCGCTCCATGCCCGCCGTGTTCCGCACGATCTCCATCATCGGAACCATTGCCATGCTCTGGGTCGGCGGCCACCTCGTGCTGGCAAACCTGGGGGAGGTTGGCTGGCACGTCCCCGTCGATATGCTGCACGCCGTCGAAGGATTCTTGGCACCGCTTGGCGCTGTCGTGGTGTGGTTCGGTGACACCCTCGTATCGGCCATCGCTGGCCTCATCATCGGTCTGACCGTTGTCGCGCTCGTGCTGCTGGTCGCCAAGATTTTCGGCAAGAAACCGTCGTTCAACGAGGGTGGCGAGAGCCCGGCAACCGTCGCGCACTGA
- a CDS encoding alpha/beta fold hydrolase, with product MTLFDGITARIVETPRLNAGILERTADDANTSADRTIVFVHGNVSSAAFWQVAMLALPRDLRVIAVDLRGFGNSDSLPVDATRGLRDFSDDLHSVLETLGLETAHLVGWSMGGGVIMQYALDYPTLSLTLESPVSPYGFGGTRRDGSRLTDDDAGTGAGGANPDFVARLAANDTTDEAPTSPRSVFRASYIATDFHSVNEDHWVESMLTTSTAEGNYPGDAKASDNWPGFAPGEIGVLNAMAPQYFNVASIVELEKKPGILWVRGDADIIVSDNSLFDINNLGKLGVIPDWPGDDVAPAQEMVSQTRDVLDAYVAAGGHVTELVFDGVGHAPHLEEPEDFRAALLHRIDYVPVGGPPTESIVLKSAD from the coding sequence ATGACACTCTTTGACGGAATCACTGCACGCATCGTCGAAACCCCGCGCCTAAACGCTGGAATTCTCGAGCGCACGGCCGACGATGCCAACACATCGGCCGACCGGACGATCGTTTTCGTTCACGGCAACGTATCGTCTGCCGCATTCTGGCAGGTCGCCATGCTCGCCCTGCCGCGCGACCTTCGCGTCATCGCTGTTGATCTCCGGGGGTTCGGCAATTCCGACTCGCTCCCCGTTGATGCCACGCGTGGACTACGCGATTTCTCCGATGATCTGCACTCGGTGCTGGAGACTCTCGGCCTCGAAACCGCTCACCTCGTGGGCTGGTCAATGGGTGGCGGCGTCATCATGCAGTACGCCCTGGACTACCCCACGCTTTCGCTCACCCTCGAATCGCCCGTGTCCCCCTACGGATTCGGCGGCACGCGCCGTGATGGTTCCCGTCTGACCGACGACGATGCCGGAACCGGTGCTGGCGGTGCAAACCCCGACTTCGTCGCTCGCCTTGCCGCCAACGACACGACGGATGAGGCGCCCACCTCACCGCGCAGCGTCTTCCGCGCCTCCTACATCGCGACCGACTTCCACAGCGTGAACGAAGATCACTGGGTCGAGTCGATGCTGACCACGTCGACCGCCGAGGGCAACTACCCAGGCGACGCCAAGGCTTCGGACAACTGGCCAGGTTTTGCTCCCGGCGAGATCGGCGTGCTCAACGCCATGGCACCCCAGTACTTCAACGTCGCCTCGATCGTCGAGCTGGAGAAGAAGCCCGGCATTCTGTGGGTTCGCGGCGATGCCGACATCATCGTCAGCGACAACTCGCTCTTCGACATCAACAACCTGGGCAAGCTCGGGGTCATCCCTGACTGGCCAGGTGACGACGTCGCCCCCGCGCAGGAAATGGTGAGCCAGACCCGCGATGTGCTCGATGCGTATGTTGCCGCAGGCGGTCACGTCACCGAGCTCGTCTTCGACGGCGTCGGCCACGCGCCGCACCTGGAGGAGCCGGAAGATTTCCGTGCCGCTCTCCTGCACCGCATCGACTACGTTCCGGTTGGCGGCCCGCCGACCGAGTCGATCGTGTTGAAGTCCGCCGACTAA
- the proC gene encoding pyrroline-5-carboxylate reductase, translating to MTAPAIAILGAGSMGGAIARGVVASGVPTRSLTVTNRTSAKAAELAALDGVTSIALADNPRGNHDAVADADIVLVGVKPVMVADLLREIAPSLKPGAIVVSMAAGTTLAAMASAAGASTKIMRVMPNTPAIVRKAVTGLASNENCTTEDIATVRAVFEAVGTVILTDEDGIDRLSTISGSGPAYVFFLIEQLTQAALHQGFTLADARAMAEQTFIGAAALLDATGEDPAELRRRVTSPKGTTEQAIFVIQDAGLDTMFISATNAALARAKELAGA from the coding sequence ATGACTGCTCCTGCGATTGCGATTCTTGGTGCCGGTTCGATGGGAGGCGCGATTGCGCGCGGCGTGGTTGCCAGTGGGGTGCCAACCCGCTCGCTGACGGTGACGAACCGCACCTCTGCGAAGGCTGCCGAACTCGCTGCGCTTGACGGTGTGACCTCTATCGCGCTGGCAGACAATCCGCGCGGAAACCACGATGCCGTGGCAGACGCTGACATCGTGCTGGTCGGCGTCAAGCCCGTCATGGTTGCCGATCTGCTGCGTGAGATTGCACCGTCACTGAAGCCGGGAGCGATTGTGGTCAGCATGGCGGCCGGAACCACGCTGGCGGCGATGGCGTCGGCGGCAGGTGCGAGCACGAAGATTATGCGCGTGATGCCGAATACGCCGGCAATTGTGCGTAAGGCAGTGACAGGTTTGGCATCGAACGAGAACTGCACGACGGAAGACATTGCCACGGTGCGCGCCGTGTTTGAGGCGGTCGGAACCGTCATCCTCACGGACGAAGACGGCATCGATCGGCTCTCCACTATTTCGGGTTCCGGTCCGGCCTACGTGTTTTTCTTGATCGAGCAGCTGACCCAGGCGGCGTTGCACCAGGGGTTCACGCTCGCCGATGCGCGCGCGATGGCTGAGCAGACCTTTATCGGTGCGGCCGCGCTGCTGGATGCGACAGGGGAAGACCCCGCCGAGCTGCGCCGTCGGGTAACGAGCCCGAAGGGCACGACGGAGCAGGCGATTTTCGTGATCCAAGATGCTGGCCTCGACACGATGTTCATCTCCGCCACGAACGCCGCCCTCGCCCGCGCCAAAGAACTCGCCGGCGCCTAA
- a CDS encoding TrkA family potassium uptake protein, which translates to MVEKIRSDAPVLVIGLGRFGAACAGELDRLDREVLAIDENLELVQKWSERVTHTVQTDAKNLESLRQVGAQDFQVAVVAVGSSIEASVLITANLVDLKIPQIWAKAVSQSHGKILARVGANHVIYPEREAGERVAHLVSGRMLDFIRFDDDFVLAKMYPPRFIRGVGLNESGVRSKYKVTVVGVKSPGKPFRYAEADTVVTNHDLIIVSGTNSDIERFAALDR; encoded by the coding sequence TTGGTTGAGAAGATCCGCAGCGATGCCCCCGTGCTCGTCATCGGACTGGGGCGTTTCGGCGCCGCGTGTGCGGGCGAGCTAGACCGACTGGACCGCGAGGTCTTGGCGATCGACGAGAACCTCGAGCTCGTGCAGAAGTGGTCAGAGCGCGTCACCCACACCGTGCAGACCGACGCCAAAAACCTGGAGTCGCTTCGCCAGGTCGGCGCCCAAGACTTTCAGGTCGCTGTGGTGGCCGTCGGCTCGTCAATCGAGGCGTCGGTGCTGATCACCGCGAACCTCGTTGACCTCAAGATTCCGCAGATTTGGGCGAAGGCTGTGTCACAATCACACGGCAAGATTCTCGCTCGTGTTGGCGCCAACCACGTCATCTACCCCGAGCGCGAAGCGGGTGAGCGCGTCGCCCACCTGGTGTCAGGTCGCATGCTCGACTTCATCCGCTTCGACGACGACTTCGTGCTCGCCAAAATGTACCCGCCGCGCTTCATCCGCGGCGTTGGCCTGAACGAATCGGGTGTGCGTTCGAAATACAAAGTCACCGTCGTCGGTGTGAAGAGTCCTGGTAAGCCGTTCCGCTATGCCGAGGCCGACACCGTCGTCACCAACCACGACCTCATCATCGTCTCTGGCACCAACTCCGACATCGAACGCTTCGCCGCCCTCGACCGCTAG
- a CDS encoding TrkH family potassium uptake protein yields MARPTRPSTQRPFSERFHTWFHDLREQTTKSPARFAVIIFSSLILLFTGLFSLPAASANGQSLSLADAFFTATSTICVTGLTTVNMDTQWTPLGHTLVFLGVQIGALGVLTLASILGLVISKRLGLRAKLLAAGDSNPLRVHGGPVNEGQTVRLGEVGQLLVTVALSTLIIEATLAVLLYPLMVIAGVDPLTALWEAPYYAAMSFTNTGFTPNAGGLTPFADDYLFLSVLMVGVFLGSIGFPVIFALAKHVWHVRRWSLHAKLTVITTVILFLAGAAAFLVLEYNNPKTFGSMDAWDTTFQAFFLSAMTRSGGFAVIDIAELNGSSMVVGSMLMFVGGGSASTAGGIKVTTLAVLALAVWSEARGRQTVEAFGRRIPSDVQRVAISVVAWGATIVALSTIILLQITKAPLEHVLFDVISGFATVGLSTGLTQDLPDSGVYVLAITMFMGRVGTVTLAAAVAATARSQLYSLPVERPIVG; encoded by the coding sequence ATGGCTCGACCTACGCGACCATCCACCCAGCGTCCCTTTAGCGAACGCTTTCACACCTGGTTCCACGACCTCCGCGAGCAGACGACAAAGTCGCCTGCTCGCTTTGCCGTCATCATCTTCAGCTCGTTGATTCTGCTGTTCACCGGGCTGTTTTCGCTCCCGGCTGCGTCTGCCAATGGCCAGTCCCTTTCGCTCGCCGACGCCTTCTTCACCGCGACGTCGACGATCTGCGTGACGGGGCTGACGACAGTCAACATGGACACTCAGTGGACTCCACTCGGACACACCCTGGTGTTTTTGGGCGTACAGATCGGCGCGTTGGGCGTGTTGACCCTGGCATCGATCCTCGGTCTGGTCATCTCGAAGCGTCTCGGCCTTCGCGCAAAACTGCTCGCAGCCGGTGATTCCAACCCGTTGCGCGTGCACGGTGGCCCCGTCAACGAGGGCCAGACGGTTCGCCTCGGCGAGGTCGGTCAACTACTCGTCACAGTCGCGCTGTCCACCCTCATCATTGAAGCGACGCTCGCGGTTCTGCTGTACCCACTGATGGTCATCGCCGGGGTCGACCCGCTGACCGCGCTATGGGAAGCGCCGTATTACGCGGCGATGTCGTTCACGAACACCGGGTTCACGCCGAACGCCGGCGGCCTCACCCCGTTCGCTGACGACTACCTCTTCCTCAGCGTTTTGATGGTCGGCGTCTTTCTCGGTTCCATCGGCTTCCCCGTGATCTTCGCTCTGGCGAAGCACGTGTGGCATGTGCGCCGCTGGTCGCTCCACGCAAAGCTAACCGTCATCACGACGGTGATTCTGTTCCTCGCGGGAGCCGCGGCTTTCCTCGTGCTGGAGTACAACAACCCGAAGACGTTTGGATCGATGGATGCGTGGGACACCACCTTCCAAGCGTTCTTCCTGTCGGCAATGACGCGCTCAGGCGGATTCGCCGTGATCGATATTGCCGAGCTCAACGGCTCCAGCATGGTTGTTGGTTCCATGCTCATGTTCGTGGGTGGTGGTTCCGCGTCGACCGCCGGCGGTATCAAGGTGACCACCCTTGCGGTGCTGGCGCTGGCCGTGTGGTCGGAAGCGCGCGGGCGCCAGACCGTTGAGGCGTTTGGCCGCCGCATCCCATCTGACGTGCAACGCGTCGCCATCTCGGTGGTGGCGTGGGGAGCGACGATTGTGGCGCTGTCGACCATCATCCTTTTGCAGATTACAAAAGCCCCGCTCGAGCACGTGCTGTTTGACGTGATCTCCGGCTTCGCCACGGTTGGCCTGTCAACAGGACTCACGCAAGACTTGCCAGACTCCGGCGTCTACGTGCTGGCGATCACCATGTTTATGGGCCGCGTTGGTACAGTGACACTCGCCGCAGCCGTGGCCGCAACCGCCCGTTCGCAGCTCTATTCGCTGCCCGTTGAAAGGCCGATCGTTGGTTGA
- a CDS encoding helix-turn-helix transcriptional regulator produces the protein MADIFDVIADGTRREILRLLLDRSDTPSYDGTSVSHIVAELGVSQPTVSKHLKVLREAGLVVVREEGQHRYYSLDPTPLGDIDDWILPFLDAEAPELASALPEPAANAAEFVGRAAASAKHAVESVWRRFPGVN, from the coding sequence ATGGCTGACATCTTCGACGTGATCGCCGACGGTACCAGGCGAGAAATCTTGCGTCTGCTTCTGGACCGGTCCGACACGCCCTCCTACGACGGCACGAGTGTGTCTCACATCGTCGCCGAGCTCGGCGTCAGCCAGCCGACCGTGTCCAAGCACCTCAAGGTTTTGCGCGAAGCCGGACTCGTCGTTGTCCGTGAAGAAGGACAACACCGCTACTACAGCCTCGACCCCACGCCGCTCGGCGATATCGATGACTGGATTCTGCCCTTCCTTGACGCCGAGGCTCCGGAACTCGCGTCCGCTCTTCCGGAGCCCGCCGCGAACGCCGCTGAGTTCGTCGGTCGTGCGGCAGCGTCTGCCAAGCACGCCGTCGAAAGCGTGTGGCGTCGATTCCCCGGCGTGAACTGA
- a CDS encoding helix-turn-helix domain-containing protein has translation MAEIPDVTFLTVAEVAKLMRVSNMTVYRMVHSGELPAVRFGRSYRVPESDVVAAMNRPIANAG, from the coding sequence ATGGCGGAAATTCCAGACGTGACCTTTCTCACGGTCGCCGAAGTAGCAAAGCTAATGCGCGTTTCGAATATGACGGTGTACCGCATGGTACATTCGGGCGAATTGCCCGCCGTCCGCTTCGGGCGTTCCTACCGTGTTCCCGAATCTGACGTGGTTGCTGCGATGAATCGACCGATCGCAAATGCTGGCTGA
- a CDS encoding AURKAIP1/COX24 domain-containing protein, translating into MGSVIKKRRKRMAKKKHRKLLRKTRHQRRNKK; encoded by the coding sequence GTGGGTTCAGTCATTAAGAAGCGCCGCAAGCGTATGGCGAAGAAGAAGCACCGCAAGTTGCTTCGTAAGACGCGTCACCAGCGTCGCAACAAGAAGTAA
- a CDS encoding metal-sensitive transcriptional regulator: MVEEKRDELHVDMDHAMPRLKRAYGQLAGIMNMIESDRECSDVLTQLAAVSKAIDRAAFSIISSGLEQCFASPESTEQDRARLEKLFHAFA; this comes from the coding sequence ATGGTTGAAGAGAAGCGCGACGAGTTGCACGTCGATATGGACCACGCAATGCCGCGCCTGAAGCGGGCGTACGGGCAATTGGCAGGGATCATGAACATGATCGAATCTGACCGGGAATGCTCCGATGTGCTGACGCAGCTGGCTGCCGTGTCTAAGGCCATCGACCGCGCCGCCTTCTCCATCATTTCCTCCGGTCTTGAGCAGTGTTTTGCCAGCCCGGAATCGACCGAACAAGACCGTGCCCGATTGGAGAAGCTGTTCCATGCCTTCGCGTAA